CCATGAAAAGCTCAAACTGAAGCAATGTTGAGTTGGCCTAGAGAAACTACAACAAGAGAGAATAGATTCAGTTCCCAGTAGCCATTGAAAAGCATTCTGATTTTAGACATGCATTAAGGACAAACCTATCCGCAAGTGTAAACTCAGTCGTCAAGGTAATAGTAAGACCCGGCATTCTTTTGTTCTCTGTCCTTGGTTGAATCAAGTTTGTTAATCCTAGGACGATAATTAGTCGGGTCCCTTCTAAATGTGATATCGAGATGCTGCAACAGCAATGGCATACATTATATCAATTATGTAAGACTAGCACAGAAATCAAGAGGGAAAAAATTGGAATACTTGGAGATAATGACACTTACCGACAAGAAAAGGTTCATGCCAGTCAACAATGATTGCGGAGAATTGGCAGTACAATCAAGTGATGGTTTACCCTCGTAAACAATAACTCTATCAGCAAGATAAGTTGCCATAATGAAATCGTGCTCAACCACAAAAGCTGTTTTCTTCGCATGAAGGATAAACCTCTTGATGACTTTGGCAGCATGAATTCGCTGTTCAGAGTCAAGATATGCACTTGGCTCATCTATCAAATAGATGTCTGCAGGCTGTCATGTAAAATAGCAACAGTCAGAAAACTTCACATGCTATTTTGTTTATAACAGAGACATCTAGAGAGACAGAAAACTAACAACAAAAACAAGTGACATGattccaaaaatatatttagttcAACTAGAGCCAATAGTATAGGCTTCACACAACAAAATTCAGCTATTAATCTAATTTTCATTATATGGAAATAAAGATACTAAATGTGGATAGGAAAATATGCAGCTACTCAAGAATATACAGGGAAAAGCCAAATTCAGGAAGGAAAAATGCACACTGCGATTAAAGGGCACAACCAGTCTTGAGCAGTTCTAAAAAGTTTATAATACCTTTCCAAGACAGAGACATAATGCAACTCTTTGCAGCTCTCCACCAGAAAGATTCACAACCTCTTGGTCCATCAATTGTTCAATAAGAAGTGGCTTCATCACATCTGATATAAACTGGGGATGAGTGTATGCATCACGTATTTTTTGATGCAGCAAGTTTCTAACAGTTGACTGGAACTTTGGGCTAATCTTCTGAGGCTTGTAAGAAACATTAAACTCAGGCATCTCTGCGTCAGATCCACCTTCTATTGTGTCAGGTTTTAACAAACCAGCCTGAATAATCCAAAGTAGTATGGTAATTACACGTGTGGAATAATTACAGATTTCCATAAAATACCAAATATGACAGTATAAAAGAATACCAGCATTCGAATAAATGTTGTCTTTCCAGTTCCATTCTCTCCCAGCATCACAACAATCTGAGAATCCGTGAACTCTCCCTCAACAACACGAAGCTTGAAATTGCCCTGAGTTTTGGTCATGGTTGGATATTTGTATCGGGCATATGACtgagcctcctcagcagtttCCTGTGGAGTCTCAGCAACCTAAACGCAAGAGTGAGGTATGTGAGATTTGTTGGAATAAAAACACAAACCTAGGAATTCATCTCTAATATTTTAGGACATTTTCATTGTTAGGCTATTAAGTTTCAAACACACTAATGTAAATCAGGCAACACTAAAGGGAATTATTTGTTCTATAATAACTTTAATTACGAAGGAACTGCTGCTGAATATCTCCAACATTTAAACAAAGCAAACCCATATGATTTATTATGCATTCTGGTTTCACCAGccaaattatatttatatccGGTAAGAGGGAgatttctaaaaatattatacATACCTTGAAGGTAAGAGAGTCATCACGGAACCTAAGATTTTCTGTTGGAACAAAACCAGCCAAGAAGATATTAATTCCTTCTCTGACTGAGAAAGGTAGTGTCACAACTCCATATGCACCAGGTTTGCCATACAAACAGCAAATGAAGTCAGACAAGTAGTCCAAGACACTCAGATCATGCTCCACAACAATTACATAGCTGGAAAACGACAATTGCAAAAAAATCAACATACATCATCAGAAGTGACACAAACAAGATTTCAAGCAGATAAAACAGAGAAGAAAAGACACAAACCTATTAGGCCTAAGCAATGACCGAATAACTTGAGCGGCTTTCAGTCTCTGCTTCACATCAAGGTAACTAGATGGTTCATCAAACATGTATATCTCTGCATTCTGGATGGCAACAACTGCAATGGCAAACCTTTGGAGCTCTCCACCAGAAAGATCACCAACATTACGATCTATAACCTGGTTAAGCTCCAGATCAGCACAAAGCTCTGCCTTCTTATCTCTCTCATCTTTCTGATCAAGCACCTGCCCCACATTCCCTTGCACTGCTTTTGGAATGTGGTCAACATACTGAGGCTTGATGATAGCCTATATAATTCACAAATAATCAAAATTACCACAACTACCAAGATGTATACAATTTTTTTCCCACAAAAAGTATAATAcctttgaaataaatttaagcAACAGCTTAAAGTTGAATAATATATGCTCAAAAATTTGTCAGTATACCAAAACCCACATTACCAAGTACATAATTAAAAACAGTTTTCCTGAACACTAGGACAAAGAATCCTACAGCAATTGGTCCAAAGTAAAGCATTTAATTTTAGGTGCATGATGAGAACTTAAATCTACAATGCCTTCAAACTTGcattaacaaattcaaaagcCTTTCAATTCTGTATTACCTACTTTGCTGATATGGGTAACGGTAGTGTAAAATGGATGCTCAACCTCAACGTAAGATTTCATGTGTGATAATGTTAATATAG
The genomic region above belongs to Arachis stenosperma cultivar V10309 chromosome 5, arast.V10309.gnm1.PFL2, whole genome shotgun sequence and contains:
- the LOC130981775 gene encoding ABC transporter E family member 2; its protein translation is MADRLTRIAIVSNDRCKPKKCRQECKKSCPVVRTGRLCIEVTSASKIAFISEELCIGCGICVKKCPFEAIQIINLPKDLDKDTTHRYGPNTFKLHRLPVPRPGQVLGLVGTNGIGKSTALKVLAGKLKPNLGRFTNPPDWQEILTYFRGSELQNYFTRILEDDLKAIIKPQYVDHIPKAVQGNVGQVLDQKDERDKKAELCADLELNQVIDRNVGDLSGGELQRFAIAVVAIQNAEIYMFDEPSSYLDVKQRLKAAQVIRSLLRPNSYVIVVEHDLSVLDYLSDFICCLYGKPGAYGVVTLPFSVREGINIFLAGFVPTENLRFRDDSLTFKVAETPQETAEEAQSYARYKYPTMTKTQGNFKLRVVEGEFTDSQIVVMLGENGTGKTTFIRMLAGLLKPDTIEGGSDAEMPEFNVSYKPQKISPKFQSTVRNLLHQKIRDAYTHPQFISDVMKPLLIEQLMDQEVVNLSGGELQRVALCLCLGKPADIYLIDEPSAYLDSEQRIHAAKVIKRFILHAKKTAFVVEHDFIMATYLADRVIVYEGKPSLDCTANSPQSLLTGMNLFLSHLDITFRRDPTNYRPRINKLDSTKDREQKNAGSYYYLDD